The segment GTGTATGTTGTTTATTCCATTGTGATATatcttttgttatatttttcgatattttattgcattttttgcGTCATTTATATATTATTGTCCTCTgctcataataataataatatataatTTTTGGGTAATTTATGTCATTGTTATATTAAATCGTTAATAATTGTATCATTTTTGAGTCACTTTTCTGTCATTGTTTGCTATTTTCGTATCATGTTGATCGCTAGAGTCAGTCTTCCTTACTAGTACCATTTCTGTGTCAtttaaatagtttaaatttaacATAAAATTATGATAGTTTTTAAACATAAGGCTTGATTCcaaaaagcacatttacaatatagaaaaaagttgtgaaaaacgaacagctaaatttgtttttgtgtcatatttgacgagcaacatttcaaaagcgattctctttgcgtctcctctcttacgcttacaACGCAGGAATAAATGCACTtaaatgcgtctattttgcgtgaaacggttgctggcgttATAGGCTAGCTAATCCTTAAGAAAAATTGGGTTGTAATGCATTTATGCCGctgtaataagcataagagaggagacacgaagagaatctctcatttgcacattggatttgttgacatgttggtcgagatttgtAGTAATTTTTAACATTTATATTCTATTTGTCTAATGCTTTTTCCAAGCGTGTCTTGATAGAATCCGTAGACTAAGAAAGATGAAAAACTTTTACTTTTAAATCCACTATTTATTCATTATTTTGACAGATATGAGCAATTCTCGTGGAAATGGGGCCACTACTAAAACAAGGTCTTCAAATGTTTGAACTTTtgtacttaattggttgaaaatggttaaaaaatgagaattgcacttttaatacctcgaaatagtggacccctcgttcgccaaggggcctaacagtttaaaaaaagttgattttttagcaaaacttgagatcatgtaatatttcatgaatttgcaataaaacaactaacaaattacccgattctgtaaagaagaagaacagggcgtTCAAATGAAGTAATAAATTTGttggtggccatcttggatttggtcaccatattggattttatcaataaatcgccgttttcgccatgagccccccaaccgattttcatttgaaGACCGcaattggaaagctgagaaaaaaatgctacaagaaacattaataaaattaggtgtgcatacATATATGTATTTTGTTTCTGACTTATTGTATCAAGTTTGAAACATAGGTATATTGATTTATATGACaatgcaagaaaattttcacaGTATTCTAAAAAAAATACCGCCTGAAAATGTTTTAGAACATTTTTTCCAGTTTATCGAGAActctttttacatttttataaaaaaatatttattctaCATTGACTTAGAGttttttggaaattaaatatTGTTGTCGTTTCATAAAATTCTAAGGACTTTGGCCCCGAACTGCACGATGATTTTGGAAAGTAGCCAATTACATTACTGTTCAGTTCGTAGACCGTGATGTAAGGGAGTCaccaggcaaatttttttttagtttaaaagAGCTTATAAAAAAGAAATTCCATCCAATAAAACATAGGGCATTATCCGCAAATCATAAAATATTTCTTAGAACTTTAAACAGAAGATGGAGCACGTAGTTTGGTGCATCCAAAATCGTCCATTGAGAAAAAAAGCCACTTACCTCTGTACAAAACGAGCATCCGCACTGCGATATCCGAGTGAGATTGTCACCCCTGAACTCGCCGAGACACAGCTTGCAGGTGTATTTCGCCGTCGGATTAATTGCACCGGTGCCGGTTGCCGGGGCCGTCGCCGGAACTATCACGACATGCTTACCACTGACGATGGTAGGGCTGGGTGGTGCCAGCATAGCCGAACGTGACGTTACCGACGCTCTACTGCTGGCCGACGGCGATGACGAGGACGTCCCCGAATGCGAACTGGTTGACGCAGTAGGAGACGACGAGGAAGCGCGGGGTGACGACGTCGACGAGGAAGATGATTCCGAAAAAGTTTTGGTCAGTCGAAGCAAATTGCTAACATGCTTGCCGCCGCCTCCGCTTTCGGTGGCGGAAACGTTGGCATCGATGCCGTTGGAAGTAGCGCCATTGACAGCAACGAATCCTCCGTTGGAGATATTCAGCGAGTACCGAGACCCGGCGGCTGCCAGTGAGAGAAGACTAGAACAGCGGGAGCATGTGGCTACCGATACGCAGTGGCGTAAACGATTCTTCGGTTTGATAGGTTCCACCGTTTGAGTGGTGGTTAGAGCGAGGACTGTTTCGCATTTACGCAGCCCTCCGGGGTGCGGTCCTAGCAatggaacggatttcggaggagcCAAACTATTGCAGCTTACCTCTTTTTTCAGCAGAGGAACTACCGACCACAGTTTCTGGTGAACGGAACTCAGCGAAGTAGTGGAAATATTCAGTCGGCTTCGCGTCATTTCGACCAGATTGTGCTCGGAAGGACTCTTACTAATCTTAATCTCCGGCGACAGAAGGGGTGCAGTGGCTACATTTGCGGATGTGATGGATTGAGGAGGTGGCGGAGGAGGAGGTGGTGGAACCGGCGGAGGTTCCTTTGATGGTCTTCGCCCGACTAGACTTTTCAGAAATGCTTCCAATCGCCGCTTTCGAGGTACAGCACCGCCCAGCGAAACCGGATGCTGACCGTCGGCTATTGAAACCACTGGAGATGTTGGCACACAGACGGTTGTCGATCGGCGGCCTGTTTGGGTACCGCCACTAGATACTACCGATGACTTTAGGCCACTTATCTGGGGTGATTGTGGTTCCAGCAGAGAAGCATGTTCATGGGTTCCCCCATTGGTAAGAGCGCTTCGTAGACCAGCCAGATTGTGCACTATCGATGCAAAATCCTGCggatgaaaagaaaagaaaaatcattATGAACCGATCTTTACCTCATCGTGTTAGAATATTCGTTAACCTTGCTTGACTGTATTCCTTGTTCTTCCTCCAGCAGCAGATCGTATCCTGGTGCGTTCCAGGAATGTCTGAAGTTAGTTTTACCCTTTCGTTCCTCCCCAACACCGTCCGCCGTCTCCTCGGAAATGATCGACGTTGAAGTCGTCACTTGTCCGCCCCAATCCGACAATCCAAGAGGCCACTGCAAACTACGCCGTTTATGGAACTCTTCTTCGACAGACTCCAGTGTTGTGCAACCCCGGCTTTTCGCCGGCCGTTGAGTTCTTCGACGAACCCTATAATCTACGTTGAATGTTTCGCAACTTCCTAGGCCTTCTAATTCGGTCCCAACTTCTTCGGTTAGAGATAACGTCTTCTGCAACTCTTCTTCTTTATCGGCAGTTTGAAACACTAATTTTCTATCACACAACAAAGGTACACTTTCGACTTTATCCAGCGGTAGCTGGTCAAACTGATTCACGATAATATTCTTCCGTGGAGTAATAATTTCAGTGTTGGGTAGCTCCTGGACGCTTATTTCTACCCGTTTGAATTTCGCTTGGGGTGGTGGATTTATGCTATGCACCTCACCACCTGAATGGACTTTCATATAACCACTAATACTACTGCTATCACTAGAAACCCGCTTCAACTTGATCAACTTATTAACCGAACTGAACGTATCGCACAGCGAGTTACGGTTCGGCTTACGATTTTGAATAAGACAATCACTATCACTATCCTCGCATGACTGCGGTATGATACTGCCGCTGCTTTGCAACAGATCTTCGGCCCCGTTCTCGGGTGGACACTTTTCACAAATTTCCCCACTAACCCGTTTCAGATTGAGGTTCTTCACTAGAAGTTCACTCAAATCACTATGTAGTGTTTTCAGTGAGGGCGAGCTGGTTCGATTTTCGGCCAAAATCTCCTTATGCAGAACACGACCGCCTCCAGCCACGGATGGTGGGGTAAGATTCTGGTGATCAACAGTCAACGAAGGTGGAGATTTCTTCGAGCGTAAAACCACAATCTGGGCAGCTGGTGCCGAGGGCGACGAAGGCCCGGAAGGTACTAAAGTCGTTGTCATTATTGATATTGTTATGTTTGTTCGCCAGCGGTGGCACCGGAACGTTTCTGCAACTCTCGATAGTGGTTCGTTCttcgttgtttttgttgttgctgaGCTGTGCTGTAGTTACTGAATTGGAAGTACTGCAGATCGTCGGTGGAATCAGTGGCGCGGAAAATGAGCGGCAGCCGCCCTTGTGTCTAGCCTGGAAGAGAAGGAAATAAATTGGACGACTATTAATTAATGTTCGGAGGCATGGTATAGATTTCGAACAACCGAACGCTGACTATTTGCACAGTCTGGTGTCTGGGCTTATAATGGGGAAAATGGATCGGAAAGCCGCACGGAATTGATTTATGGGTTTGCATTGTGGCTGTACCATTCAAATGAGCTGCGATGAGTAAGCTTAATAATAATGAACTGGAGCCGTGCTGACACATTAGTGAT is part of the Sabethes cyaneus chromosome 2, idSabCyanKW18_F2, whole genome shotgun sequence genome and harbors:
- the LOC128738036 gene encoding uncharacterized protein LOC128738036 — protein: MTTTLVPSGPSSPSAPAAQIVVLRSKKSPPSLTVDHQNLTPPSVAGGGRVLHKEILAENRTSSPSLKTLHSDLSELLVKNLNLKRVSGEICEKCPPENGAEDLLQSSGSIIPQSCEDSDSDCLIQNRKPNRNSLCDTFSSVNKLIKLKRVSSDSSSISGYMKVHSGGEVHSINPPPQAKFKRVEISVQELPNTEIITPRKNIIVNQFDQLPLDKVESVPLLCDRKLVFQTADKEEELQKTLSLTEEVGTELEGLGSCETFNVDYRVRRRTQRPAKSRGCTTLESVEEEFHKRRSLQWPLGLSDWGGQVTTSTSIISEETADGVGEERKGKTNFRHSWNAPGYDLLLEEEQGIQSSKDFASIVHNLAGLRSALTNGGTHEHASLLEPQSPQISGLKSSVVSSGGTQTGRRSTTVCVPTSPVVSIADGQHPVSLGGAVPRKRRLEAFLKSLVGRRPSKEPPPVPPPPPPPPPQSITSANVATAPLLSPEIKISKSPSEHNLVEMTRSRLNISTTSLSSVHQKLWSVVPLLKKEVSCNSLAPPKSVPLLGPHPGGLRKCETVLALTTTQTVEPIKPKNRLRHCVSVATCSRCSSLLSLAAAGSRYSLNISNGGFVAVNGATSNGIDANVSATESGGGGKHVSNLLRLTKTFSESSSSSTSSPRASSSSPTASTSSHSGTSSSSPSASSRASVTSRSAMLAPPSPTIVSGKHVVIVPATAPATGTGAINPTAKYTCKLCLGEFRGDNLTRISQCGCSFCTECMTAYIEFEISEGAYEVSCPDAMCPAQGIITIGEITTLASLSLVEKHHRYRLNREVELDKFRTWCPKAGCETICLVGQNQQSNSSNSSSDRIVQLQPSSSSSLPSPCAVHCPTCREDFCSGCKKAWHPTMSCEENTRRLAADGQTDALGIPFDNDLIKCCPMCAVPIEKDEGCAQMMCKRCKHVFCWYCLASLDDDFLLRHYDKGPCKNKLGHSRASVVWHRAQVIGIFAGFGILLLVASPLLLLAAPCIVCCKCRICSGAAKLEETEVDYDDAAVALQSHR